Proteins found in one Aneurinibacillus uraniidurans genomic segment:
- the mnmG gene encoding tRNA uridine-5-carboxymethylaminomethyl(34) synthesis enzyme MnmG — MGYKAGSFDVIVVGAGHAGVEAALASARMGCSTLLLTINLDMIAYMPCNPSIGGPAKGHVVREIDALGGEMGRNIDKTYIQMRMLNTGKGPAVHALRAQADKFLYQHEMKKTIEATDNLVLRQGMVESLLVENGVCNGVVTKTGAEYDAKAVVLTTGTYLRGKIIIGDLQYESGPNNMQPSVELSHHLRELGLELVRFKTGTPPRVHGSTIDYAQTEIQPGDDVPRAFSYETTEFRVEDQLPCWLTYTSEDTHTIINSNLHRAPMFSGVIEGTGPRYCPSIEDKIVRFSDKPRHQLFLEPEGRNTEEVYVQGLSTSMPEEVQLDILKSIPGLENVKMMRPGYAIEYDSVVPSQLWPTLETKQVQGLYTAGQLNGTSGYEEAAGQGLLAGINAACKVQGHDPIILDRSQAYIGVMIDDLVTKGTNEPYRLLTSRAEYRLLLRHDNADMRLTEIGHKIGLIPDERFTRFEMKKAQIEVEKERLQATKIGPTPEVQQLLREVGSKELDNGIDLYSLLKRPEVSYARVVELFPAEVDVPADVAEQVEIQIKYEGYIRKQLQDVERLKKMEQKRLPQDLDYLNIHGLAMEARQKLDKVKPLSIGQASRISGVTPADISVLLVYLETYNKVAK; from the coding sequence GTGGGATATAAGGCAGGTTCGTTTGACGTCATTGTAGTTGGTGCCGGTCATGCGGGAGTAGAAGCAGCGCTTGCTTCTGCACGAATGGGATGTTCAACACTGCTGTTGACGATTAATCTTGATATGATTGCCTATATGCCGTGCAACCCATCTATCGGGGGACCGGCAAAAGGGCACGTTGTGCGTGAAATTGATGCTCTCGGCGGAGAAATGGGTCGAAACATTGATAAAACATACATTCAAATGCGGATGCTGAATACAGGGAAAGGACCAGCTGTTCATGCGTTACGTGCACAAGCGGATAAGTTCCTGTATCAACATGAAATGAAGAAAACAATCGAAGCAACCGATAATCTGGTACTTCGTCAGGGAATGGTTGAGAGCCTTCTTGTAGAGAATGGCGTATGCAATGGGGTAGTAACCAAAACAGGGGCAGAATACGATGCTAAAGCGGTTGTACTGACAACGGGCACGTATTTGCGCGGCAAAATCATTATCGGAGACTTACAGTATGAGAGTGGCCCGAACAACATGCAGCCGTCTGTTGAATTGTCTCATCATCTGCGTGAACTTGGGCTGGAGCTTGTCCGTTTCAAAACCGGGACACCACCGCGTGTGCATGGCAGTACCATTGATTATGCACAGACAGAAATTCAGCCGGGTGATGATGTCCCGCGTGCTTTCTCGTATGAAACAACGGAATTCCGCGTGGAAGATCAGCTTCCTTGCTGGCTGACGTACACAAGCGAAGATACGCATACGATTATTAATTCTAATCTGCACCGTGCTCCGATGTTTTCTGGCGTAATTGAAGGGACGGGTCCGCGCTATTGCCCGTCTATTGAAGATAAAATTGTTCGCTTCAGTGACAAGCCGCGTCATCAATTGTTCCTGGAGCCAGAGGGGCGTAATACGGAAGAAGTATACGTGCAGGGATTATCCACAAGCATGCCAGAAGAGGTACAGCTTGATATTCTTAAATCCATTCCAGGATTGGAAAATGTCAAAATGATGCGTCCTGGTTATGCCATTGAGTATGATTCAGTCGTACCAAGCCAGCTCTGGCCAACTTTGGAGACGAAGCAGGTACAGGGATTGTATACCGCTGGACAGCTGAATGGAACATCTGGTTATGAAGAAGCAGCTGGTCAGGGATTGCTAGCAGGTATTAACGCAGCTTGCAAAGTACAAGGCCATGATCCGATTATTCTCGATCGTTCTCAGGCATACATTGGGGTCATGATCGATGACTTGGTAACCAAAGGAACGAATGAGCCGTATCGTCTGCTCACGTCCCGTGCGGAATATCGCTTGCTACTTCGTCATGATAACGCGGATATGCGCCTGACTGAAATCGGCCATAAGATCGGCCTGATACCTGATGAACGTTTTACACGTTTTGAGATGAAAAAGGCGCAGATCGAAGTAGAAAAAGAACGTCTGCAGGCAACAAAGATCGGCCCAACACCTGAAGTTCAGCAACTGCTGCGTGAAGTCGGCTCCAAAGAACTTGATAATGGCATTGATCTATACTCGTTGCTGAAGCGTCCAGAAGTATCGTATGCGCGAGTTGTTGAGCTGTTCCCAGCAGAAGTAGATGTACCAGCTGATGTAGCGGAGCAGGTGGAAATTCAAATTAAATACGAGGGATACATCCGTAAGCAGCTGCAGGATGTAGAGCGTCTGAAGAAGATGGAACAGAAGCGTCTCCCGCAGGATCTTGACTATCTCAATATCCATGGATTAGCGATGGAAGCTCGTCAAAAACTCGATAAGGTGAAGCCATTGTCTATTGGTCAAGCATCACGCATCTCTGGTGTTACACCGGCGGATATCTCTGTATTACTGGTTTACCTTGAGACATACAATAAAGTTGCGAAGTAG
- a CDS encoding aminotransferase class V-fold PLP-dependent enzyme, with the protein MRTIYLDNAASTWPKPVGVSQAMLECVEGYGANPGRGGHRLSMKASKAVYGTRVKLAQLFGIRNPNDIFFTANATQALNQAIKGFCKPGMHVITTALEHNSVRRPLEFMRREYGIEITYSKPDDNHLFSVEEIRKAIRPETGLIVVTHGSNLLGTITPIAEIGKLAREHGITYLVDAAQTAGVLPIHVEEMHIDMLAFPGHKGLYGPQGTGGLYVCPDLSLVPLLHGGTGGQSELADQPETRPDRYESGTLNTPGIAGLGVGVEFVLQTGVDAIREKEWKLTQLALEELTQIPGIHVYGPDKQVERLAVIAFTVDGVEASEFAYILDQQYNIAVRSGFHCTPLAHETVGTTETGAVRISFGYFNEEEDVWALIAALKEIQEAFGM; encoded by the coding sequence GTGCGTACTATTTATCTGGACAATGCAGCTTCGACCTGGCCAAAACCAGTGGGAGTAAGTCAGGCAATGTTAGAATGTGTGGAGGGATATGGCGCAAATCCAGGGAGAGGCGGCCATAGGCTCTCCATGAAAGCAAGCAAGGCTGTATATGGAACGAGAGTAAAGCTTGCTCAACTTTTTGGCATTCGTAATCCGAATGATATTTTTTTTACAGCAAATGCAACACAGGCACTCAATCAGGCGATTAAAGGCTTTTGTAAGCCAGGGATGCATGTCATTACGACGGCCTTGGAGCATAATTCAGTTCGTCGTCCACTTGAATTTATGAGACGAGAGTACGGTATCGAAATTACATATAGTAAGCCTGATGATAATCATTTGTTTTCTGTTGAAGAAATCAGAAAAGCAATTCGCCCGGAAACAGGATTGATTGTAGTAACACATGGCTCCAATTTGCTCGGAACCATTACGCCTATCGCCGAGATTGGTAAATTAGCACGCGAACATGGGATCACTTATCTGGTGGATGCAGCACAAACGGCTGGTGTACTTCCCATTCATGTAGAAGAGATGCATATTGATATGCTGGCTTTTCCGGGGCATAAAGGCTTGTATGGTCCGCAGGGGACGGGTGGATTGTACGTATGCCCTGATCTTTCGCTTGTACCGCTTCTTCATGGGGGAACCGGTGGTCAATCAGAGTTGGCTGATCAGCCGGAAACAAGGCCTGATCGATATGAAAGCGGTACGCTGAATACACCAGGAATTGCTGGTTTGGGAGTTGGCGTAGAATTTGTCCTTCAGACCGGTGTTGATGCAATTCGTGAAAAAGAGTGGAAGTTAACACAGCTCGCGCTAGAGGAACTGACACAAATACCAGGCATTCATGTATACGGACCGGATAAGCAGGTCGAGCGCCTGGCTGTGATTGCATTTACAGTAGATGGAGTTGAGGCATCTGAATTTGCATATATCCTGGATCAGCAGTATAACATTGCCGTACGCTCTGGATTTCACTGTACACCACTTGCACATGAGACAGTAGGTACAACTGAAACAGGAGCGGTTCGAATAAGTTTCGGATATTTTAATGAGGAAGAGGATGTGTGGGCGCTCATTGCGGCGCTTAAGGAGATTCAAGAAGCATTTGGTATGTAG
- the mnmE gene encoding tRNA uridine-5-carboxymethylaminomethyl(34) synthesis GTPase MnmE, translated as MDFDTIAAVATPLGEGGIAIIRVSGPQAVEAVDKIYKGRHKLLTVDTHTIHYGHLVDSEGDVLEEVMVSVMRAPRTFTREDVVEINCHGGIVSVKRVLDLVLEQGVRMAEPGEFTKRAFLNGRIDLSQAEAVIDLIRAKTDKAMKVALHQVQGKLSLLIEDLRRQLIELMAHIEVTIDYPEHDVDDVTRNLLSEKSRWVQEEIEKLLRTAKQGKILREGLSTVIVGRPNVGKSSLLNSLLQEVKAIVTDIPGTTRDIIEEYVNVRGIPLRLVDTAGIRDTEDIVERIGVEKSREMLSKADLVLLVLNYGEELTEEDRNLLQVVQPMNAIIIVNKVDLPQRIDLSDVQQMVGTMPIVMMSIAKEEGIERLEEAIASKFFSGSIQSDDLTYVSNARHIQLLREASQVIGEAIEAVESGLPVDMVAFDIRRTWELLGEVIGDTVSDDLISQIFAQFCLGK; from the coding sequence GCTGTGGATAAAATTTATAAAGGGCGACACAAGTTGTTAACTGTGGATACCCATACGATTCATTACGGCCACCTTGTGGATAGTGAGGGGGACGTACTGGAGGAAGTGATGGTGTCTGTTATGCGGGCGCCGCGTACATTTACTAGGGAAGACGTAGTAGAGATTAACTGTCATGGCGGGATTGTTTCGGTGAAGCGAGTGCTTGATCTTGTTCTTGAACAAGGGGTAAGGATGGCAGAGCCAGGTGAGTTTACAAAACGTGCATTTTTGAACGGACGAATTGACCTTTCTCAGGCGGAAGCGGTCATTGATTTAATTCGTGCAAAAACAGATAAAGCCATGAAGGTCGCGCTGCATCAGGTTCAGGGCAAATTATCCCTTCTGATTGAAGATTTGCGCCGTCAATTAATTGAATTAATGGCGCATATTGAAGTCACCATTGATTATCCAGAGCATGACGTAGATGATGTGACACGTAATCTCCTGTCAGAGAAGAGCCGCTGGGTACAGGAAGAGATTGAGAAGCTGTTGCGTACCGCTAAGCAGGGGAAAATCCTCAGGGAAGGTTTATCAACCGTTATTGTTGGGCGACCGAATGTTGGGAAGTCCTCGCTGTTAAATAGCTTGCTGCAGGAAGTCAAGGCGATTGTCACAGACATTCCAGGGACAACCCGTGACATTATAGAGGAATACGTCAACGTACGCGGCATTCCGCTTCGACTTGTTGATACGGCTGGCATTCGAGATACAGAAGATATTGTGGAGCGAATCGGTGTCGAAAAATCGCGGGAAATGTTGAGTAAAGCAGATCTCGTGCTGCTTGTGTTGAATTATGGCGAAGAGTTAACCGAAGAAGACCGGAACCTGCTGCAGGTCGTTCAACCGATGAACGCCATTATCATTGTGAATAAGGTAGACTTGCCACAGCGTATTGACCTGAGTGACGTTCAGCAGATGGTCGGTACTATGCCTATAGTGATGATGTCGATTGCTAAGGAAGAAGGAATTGAACGATTGGAAGAAGCGATTGCTAGTAAATTCTTCTCTGGTTCGATTCAGAGTGATGATCTTACGTATGTGAGTAATGCCCGCCATATTCAGCTGCTGCGAGAAGCTTCTCAGGTGATTGGGGAAGCGATTGAGGCAGTGGAAAGTGGTCTGCCTGTTGATATGGTTGCATTCGATATTCGGCGCACATGGGAATTGCTTGGCGAGGTAATTGGTGATACCGTAAGTGATGACCTAATCAGTCAGATCTTTGCACAGTTTTGTCTCGGCAAATAG
- the yyaC gene encoding spore protease YyaC: MINDNNMVHMYPLTPYRVDYTADQAGALLTEHIGQRLHSYRNYSDIVVFCIGTDRSTGDALGPIVGSHLEKMYLNNITVYGTLESPVHAVNLQETIEQVQRKHKNPLIIAVDACLGQLNSVGKITVAHGPIKPGAGVKKQLPEVGTFHITGIVNIGGFMEYFVLQNTRLSIVMKMSEVIATSIAQAITSAKESPTRFMSHLSSSPFYQSASE; this comes from the coding sequence ATGATTAACGACAACAATATGGTACACATGTACCCGCTCACACCGTATCGAGTTGATTATACAGCGGATCAAGCAGGCGCTTTGCTCACAGAACATATCGGGCAGCGACTTCACTCATATCGCAACTATTCAGATATCGTCGTTTTCTGTATTGGAACGGACCGATCTACTGGAGATGCACTAGGGCCGATTGTCGGCTCTCATCTTGAAAAAATGTATCTGAACAACATTACGGTATACGGCACACTAGAGTCGCCTGTTCACGCCGTTAACTTGCAGGAAACGATTGAACAGGTGCAGAGAAAACATAAAAACCCACTCATTATCGCCGTAGATGCCTGTTTGGGTCAACTAAATAGTGTAGGAAAAATCACAGTTGCCCACGGCCCTATTAAGCCCGGTGCAGGTGTGAAAAAGCAACTTCCCGAAGTAGGAACGTTCCATATTACCGGCATTGTTAACATTGGCGGCTTCATGGAATACTTCGTGCTTCAAAATACTCGCCTCAGTATCGTAATGAAAATGAGCGAAGTAATTGCAACCTCTATTGCTCAAGCTATTACTTCCGCCAAAGAATCCCCAACACGCTTTATGTCACACTTATCTTCTAGTCCTTTTTATCAAAGTGCATCCGAATAA
- the rsmG gene encoding 16S rRNA (guanine(527)-N(7))-methyltransferase RsmG — protein MDAQMFRQLASDHGISLSEEQLSQFHRYYELLVEWNEKMNLTGITEQGQVYEKHFYDSITPAFYHDFSAIQTVIDVGSGAGFPGVPLKICFPHLKLTILDSLNKRLVFLQEVTKELGLQNVSFLHSRAEDAGRDVKYREAFDMATARAVARMNVLSELCMPFVKQGGVFLVMKGQNVEEELAEGKKAIKVLGGKTEKVETFQLPEEQSERNVISIRKQQKTPGTYPRKAGTPAKKPIV, from the coding sequence ATGGATGCACAGATGTTTAGGCAGCTCGCTTCTGATCACGGGATTTCATTGTCAGAGGAACAGTTGTCACAGTTTCATCGATATTATGAACTGCTTGTCGAATGGAATGAAAAAATGAATCTGACGGGGATTACAGAGCAGGGACAAGTGTATGAGAAGCATTTTTATGACTCCATTACCCCCGCCTTTTATCACGATTTCAGTGCCATTCAGACAGTAATTGATGTCGGATCCGGTGCAGGATTTCCAGGTGTGCCGCTTAAGATTTGCTTTCCGCATCTGAAACTGACCATTCTGGATTCACTGAATAAACGCCTGGTGTTTCTACAGGAGGTAACAAAAGAGCTTGGCCTGCAAAACGTATCCTTCCTTCATAGTCGAGCAGAGGATGCAGGACGGGACGTAAAATATCGGGAAGCATTTGATATGGCTACAGCCCGTGCTGTGGCGCGTATGAACGTTCTGTCTGAACTGTGTATGCCGTTTGTTAAACAGGGCGGTGTATTCCTCGTTATGAAAGGCCAAAACGTTGAAGAAGAGCTTGCTGAAGGTAAAAAAGCGATCAAGGTGCTTGGCGGAAAAACAGAAAAGGTAGAGACGTTCCAGCTCCCAGAAGAGCAATCCGAACGTAATGTTATTAGCATTCGTAAGCAGCAGAAAACACCGGGCACGTACCCACGCAAAGCGGGTACACCGGCAAAAAAACCGATTGTGTAA
- a CDS encoding DUF554 domain-containing protein: MVLLGAIVNALTIIIGALLGSRLSGIPESTRATVMQGLSLAVLVLGVQMGMKSDNFLLVIFSLVVGSILGEWWKLEDKLHQLGQFLENRVGSNGKGSIATAFVTATLVYCVGAMAILGSLDSGLRNNHQILFTKAMLDGFSAVIFASGLGIGVLFSAVPVFLYEAALSLGAHFINQLVSEEMLMLIVKEVTATGGIMIMAISLNLLGVVKIRTANMLPALLVVTVGVPVMKNWSAVQGWFMSIF; this comes from the coding sequence GTGGTACTACTTGGGGCGATCGTCAATGCGTTGACGATTATCATCGGCGCGCTGCTTGGTTCCAGGCTTTCCGGTATTCCAGAGAGTACAAGGGCGACAGTCATGCAGGGGCTTTCACTTGCGGTTTTAGTGTTAGGTGTACAAATGGGCATGAAATCAGACAATTTTTTGCTCGTTATTTTTAGTCTAGTTGTCGGTTCTATTCTTGGAGAGTGGTGGAAGCTGGAGGATAAGCTTCATCAGCTTGGGCAGTTTCTAGAAAATAGAGTTGGGAGCAACGGGAAGGGGAGTATCGCTACAGCTTTTGTTACCGCTACGCTCGTATATTGTGTAGGGGCGATGGCGATTCTTGGTTCACTGGACAGCGGCCTGCGGAATAATCATCAGATTCTATTTACAAAAGCAATGCTGGATGGTTTCTCGGCGGTAATCTTTGCATCTGGGCTTGGAATTGGTGTATTATTCTCGGCTGTTCCCGTTTTTCTATACGAAGCAGCACTTTCACTGGGCGCTCATTTTATTAATCAGCTTGTAAGCGAGGAAATGTTGATGCTGATTGTGAAAGAAGTGACAGCAACTGGTGGGATTATGATTATGGCGATTTCTTTGAACTTGCTTGGTGTTGTTAAAATTAGAACAGCAAATATGCTGCCGGCTCTTCTCGTTGTGACAGTGGGTGTACCCGTTATGAAAAACTGGTCTGCTGTTCAAGGGTGGTTTATGTCGATATTTTAA
- a CDS encoding DUF3343 domain-containing protein, translating into MELLILIAFDSTQQALRAEMLLEYADIEIDTRPTPKEVTAGCALSIDIPASEFEKADQIIRQEQVEIKGYYYKDNGTYRLYKPYER; encoded by the coding sequence ATGGAACTTTTGATTTTGATTGCATTTGATTCCACGCAGCAGGCATTGCGTGCAGAGATGCTGCTAGAGTACGCCGATATTGAGATTGATACGCGGCCAACCCCGAAAGAAGTGACAGCAGGCTGCGCTTTATCCATTGATATTCCAGCATCGGAGTTTGAAAAGGCGGATCAGATTATTCGCCAGGAGCAAGTAGAGATTAAAGGGTATTACTATAAGGATAACGGTACATATAGGTTGTATAAACCGTATGAAAGATAA
- the noc gene encoding nucleoid occlusion protein: protein MKDQFSRLFGLTERTEHEEIKQIPVTQIVPNPYQPRTVFNTDKIDELCETIKIHGVIQPIVVRERNGVFEIIAGERRWRAVTKLGMEKIPAIVKDFNNEQAASIALIENLQREGLTPIEEALAYQKLIDIHGLTQENLANRLGKGQSTVANKLRLLHLPDAVQEALLGRKISERHARALLSLKNEEMQLKVLQEIIDKSWNVKQTEQRVKLLLEKQQERKGSQRRSFSKDMRLAINTVRQSVDMVVQSGLQIETEEEDHDEFYQFVIKIPKKKHT, encoded by the coding sequence ATGAAGGATCAGTTTTCCCGTTTGTTTGGGTTAACAGAGCGGACGGAGCATGAAGAAATCAAACAGATTCCTGTTACACAGATTGTTCCCAATCCTTATCAGCCACGAACAGTATTTAATACCGACAAAATTGATGAATTATGCGAAACGATAAAAATACATGGAGTCATTCAACCTATTGTTGTCCGGGAGCGTAACGGTGTATTTGAAATCATCGCAGGGGAGCGTCGTTGGCGGGCGGTAACTAAACTTGGCATGGAAAAAATTCCAGCGATTGTGAAGGATTTCAACAACGAGCAAGCAGCATCAATTGCCTTAATTGAAAACTTGCAGCGAGAAGGACTAACTCCGATTGAAGAGGCGCTTGCTTATCAAAAACTAATTGATATTCATGGCCTGACGCAAGAGAATCTGGCTAATCGACTGGGAAAAGGTCAGTCGACGGTTGCGAATAAACTTCGTCTCCTACATTTGCCGGATGCGGTACAAGAAGCGCTGCTCGGTCGGAAGATTTCAGAACGCCATGCTCGTGCACTGCTTTCCTTAAAAAATGAAGAGATGCAGTTGAAGGTTCTTCAGGAAATCATAGATAAGAGCTGGAATGTCAAACAGACAGAACAGCGAGTAAAACTATTGCTGGAAAAACAGCAAGAGAGAAAAGGGTCGCAACGACGGTCCTTCTCAAAGGATATGCGGCTTGCCATTAACACGGTGCGTCAGTCGGTTGATATGGTTGTGCAGAGTGGTCTACAGATTGAAACAGAGGAAGAAGATCATGATGAATTTTATCAGTTTGTGATCAAAATCCCGAAAAAAAAGCATACGTAA
- a CDS encoding mechanosensitive ion channel family protein, whose translation MSFEKYYDSLVAYVTDLNKWETLGIITLKIIVMFIAANLIVKIASAAVNRIFQQRESGGRFERLRLDTRRSETMRTLINNIIKYTIYFIAFLNVFTFLGYNPQPLLASAGVLGLAIGFGAQNLVRDVITGFFIIFEDQFAVGDVVTIGKVTGTVQEIGLRVTRIKVWTGEVHIIPNGQITEVTNMSLANSIAVVDISVGYEQDITHVVELLKEAAPRWKETIEAIVEIPSVLGVERFGPSEVVIRIIAECEAAQHAPVMRALRADIKEMFDANGIEIPYPHMVMMNGEKGTNIEQTEESSRQKQTSV comes from the coding sequence ATGAGCTTCGAAAAATATTATGATAGCTTGGTGGCATATGTTACCGATTTGAACAAATGGGAGACGTTAGGGATCATTACGCTGAAAATTATTGTGATGTTTATTGCCGCTAATTTGATCGTGAAGATCGCGAGTGCTGCGGTGAACCGTATCTTTCAGCAACGGGAGAGCGGAGGAAGATTTGAGCGGTTGCGTCTGGACACACGACGTAGTGAAACGATGCGAACGCTCATTAATAACATCATTAAATACACGATTTATTTTATTGCGTTTTTGAATGTCTTTACGTTCCTTGGATATAATCCGCAGCCGCTATTGGCAAGTGCTGGGGTGCTTGGATTGGCCATCGGTTTTGGAGCACAGAACCTTGTGCGCGATGTAATTACCGGTTTTTTTATTATTTTTGAAGATCAATTTGCCGTTGGAGATGTGGTTACGATTGGAAAGGTAACTGGAACAGTACAGGAAATCGGATTACGTGTAACCAGAATTAAAGTATGGACAGGAGAAGTTCATATTATTCCAAACGGCCAAATTACGGAAGTAACCAACATGTCCTTAGCAAACTCGATTGCAGTAGTCGATATTAGTGTAGGGTATGAACAGGACATTACTCATGTGGTGGAATTGCTGAAAGAAGCAGCACCAAGATGGAAAGAAACGATTGAAGCAATTGTAGAAATCCCATCTGTGCTTGGCGTGGAGCGATTCGGTCCATCAGAAGTGGTCATTCGTATCATTGCAGAATGTGAAGCCGCACAGCATGCTCCTGTAATGCGAGCACTTCGAGCCGATATTAAGGAGATGTTCGATGCGAATGGCATTGAAATTCCGTATCCGCACATGGTTATGATGAATGGGGAAAAAGGGACAAACATCGAGCAGACAGAAGAAAGTTCGCGACAAAAGCAAACGTCAGTGTAA
- a CDS encoding ParB/RepB/Spo0J family partition protein: MSKRLGRGLDALIPAVEVEEGDQILHADVQKIRPNPYQPRKHFAEDTLRELADSIQEHGIIQPLVVRKSIKGYELVAGERRLRAAKSLKLDYVPVVVKDFTDEQVMQIALIENLQREDLNAIEVAQAYQKLMETFSMKQEELAKRVGKSRPHIANFLRLLHLPHEIQESVSHGTLSMGHARTLLAVENDEIKLELAREVEAKLMSVRELEEIVQRLNEKKKVSRETKTNENERFVKALEERLRMTFGTSVSIKPARNKRKGKIEIAYFSEEDLERILEIIEKSSV; this comes from the coding sequence TTGAGTAAACGACTAGGTCGCGGTTTAGATGCACTCATTCCTGCGGTTGAGGTAGAAGAAGGGGACCAAATCCTCCATGCTGACGTTCAAAAAATCCGACCTAATCCGTATCAGCCGCGCAAGCATTTTGCCGAGGATACACTTCGTGAATTGGCTGATTCCATTCAAGAACATGGAATTATTCAGCCGCTTGTTGTTCGCAAAAGTATTAAAGGATATGAGCTTGTTGCTGGGGAGCGTCGATTACGTGCAGCTAAATCACTTAAATTAGACTACGTGCCTGTTGTCGTTAAAGATTTTACAGACGAACAGGTTATGCAGATTGCTCTGATTGAAAATTTACAGCGGGAAGATTTGAATGCGATTGAGGTTGCACAAGCGTATCAGAAGCTGATGGAGACTTTTTCGATGAAGCAGGAGGAATTGGCAAAGCGTGTAGGAAAAAGCCGTCCGCATATCGCGAATTTCCTGCGCCTTCTTCATCTTCCCCATGAAATCCAGGAAAGTGTTTCACATGGAACATTATCTATGGGGCATGCCCGAACTCTTCTTGCGGTTGAAAATGATGAGATAAAACTAGAGCTTGCCCGAGAAGTGGAAGCAAAGTTGATGAGTGTACGTGAACTTGAAGAGATTGTTCAAAGACTGAATGAAAAGAAAAAAGTTTCACGTGAAACAAAAACAAATGAGAATGAGCGATTTGTTAAAGCGCTTGAGGAACGATTGCGCATGACATTTGGGACATCTGTCAGTATTAAGCCAGCTCGTAATAAACGAAAAGGAAAAATCGAGATTGCCTATTTTTCAGAAGAAGATCTGGAGCGCATTCTCGAAATTATTGAAAAAAGTAGTGTATAA
- a CDS encoding ParA family protein encodes MGKIIAVTNQKGGVGKTTTSVNLSACIAQEGRKVLLVDIDAQGNATSGIGIEKANVSYCVYDVLINDINTIDAVLPTEIPHLFVLPATIQLAGAEIELVPVYAREKRLKKALDLVRDKYDYIIIDCPPSLGILTINALTAADSVLIPIQCEYYALEGLSQLLNTIRLVQKQLNRNLYIEGVLLTMLDARTNLGIQVIDEVKKYFQEKVYGTIIPRNVRLSEAPSHGQAIITYDRRSKGAEVYSDLAREVIGIE; translated from the coding sequence ATGGGGAAAATTATTGCAGTCACGAATCAAAAAGGCGGCGTAGGCAAAACAACTACCTCTGTCAATCTCAGCGCCTGCATCGCACAAGAAGGAAGGAAAGTTCTGCTTGTTGATATTGATGCGCAAGGAAATGCCACAAGCGGAATCGGAATCGAAAAAGCAAATGTGAGCTACTGTGTGTATGATGTTTTAATTAACGATATTAATACGATAGATGCAGTTCTGCCTACAGAAATTCCGCACTTATTTGTACTTCCAGCAACGATTCAGCTAGCAGGAGCCGAGATTGAGCTTGTCCCCGTATATGCACGTGAGAAGCGGTTAAAAAAGGCGCTTGATCTTGTTCGAGATAAGTATGATTATATTATTATTGATTGTCCGCCTTCACTTGGTATTTTAACGATAAATGCGCTAACAGCAGCTGATTCGGTATTGATTCCGATTCAGTGTGAATATTATGCCCTCGAAGGACTCAGCCAGCTGTTAAATACGATTCGTCTTGTTCAAAAGCAATTGAATCGAAATCTTTATATTGAAGGTGTATTACTAACCATGCTGGATGCCAGAACAAATCTAGGGATTCAGGTGATTGATGAAGTAAAGAAATACTTCCAGGAAAAAGTGTACGGAACCATCATCCCACGCAATGTGCGGCTTAGTGAAGCGCCAAGCCACGGGCAGGCGATTATTACATATGACCGCCGTTCTAAGGGAGCGGAAGTATATAGTGACCTGGCCAGAGAGGTGATTGGAATTGAGTAA
- a CDS encoding DUF951 domain-containing protein, translating into MERKVFGLGDVVEMKKPHPCGTNRWKIIRMGMDIRVKCLGCEHSVMIPRVKFEKRLKKIVETAKPEE; encoded by the coding sequence GTGGAACGTAAGGTGTTCGGATTAGGTGACGTTGTAGAAATGAAGAAGCCTCATCCATGTGGAACAAATCGCTGGAAGATTATTCGGATGGGAATGGATATACGTGTTAAGTGTCTTGGATGTGAGCATAGTGTGATGATCCCACGTGTAAAATTCGAGAAGCGGTTAAAAAAGATTGTAGAGACAGCAAAACCTGAAGAATAG